The Silene latifolia isolate original U9 population chromosome Y, ASM4854445v1, whole genome shotgun sequence sequence TAAGCTGCTAATCTGAGTTCACTTTGTGTTTGTTTAAGAGATGTTTTTATGATTACAAAAAGCTCATCATAgatattttgattaaaaaaaattcaacatTTCTACTCCATTTGATTTTAGTCTTTAAAAGTTAATAGTGTTATCTTGTACACTAAGATTATGTTTTCGCAATTCATCAGCTTGACATCCCAGTCTCGAAGTTATTTTCGGTCCAACATAGCACAACTTATGATTCATTGAGCATGGAAGAGAACATATCATAACTTATGATTCATTGAGCATGGAAGCGCAGAAAAATCAGTGAGATACTTTATATGCTTCTCAATCAATTTACTCAAACACTTCATACTATCCAGGCTGCTTCTCCATCTCTACTCCTCTAACTTTTCTTTGCGTTCCCTTGTCCATTCTCGCTACTCGTTTCTATTGAAATGAACTGATTTAATAACAGGCAATGCATTTTCGTTTAAAAAACCACTCTATGCAGTAGCCCAATTTTCAACACATCTCAAATCCGTATGCAAAATGTACTAATGCAAGTATGCAACAGCGACCTATGATATTTGTGAAACATACCATTGGTTCAAGCTCAACGATTTCTGAGGTTCCTAACCCAGAAATCCCAGCACCTTGAAGTGAATTTAAATGTAGGTCCTTTTCATTTAGCGATAATTCCAGAGCTACTTTTCGTCGTGATAACTCATCCACCTTATTTCTTTCAGCTTGTAACAATGCATCCTTATTCTGTGCTGCTATCCGTGAGTCTTCCAGTTCAGATATTATGGACGTGATGTCTTTTTGAAGGTTCTCCTTGCATTGAGCATAATTCTTACTAATATCATCGCCATCATGGGCGTCACGCATCAAAACATGAGACAGGGTTATATCTAACCATGCCAAAAACTCGTGAAGATCAGCATAACTTTGCTCCTTCGACATCTTCGAAGCTTCTAAAGCATCGTTCGTGCATCTGGTGACCTCTTGCCTAAGAAAAGAAATTTCAGAATCACGGTCTTGTAACTGTGATTGAAGACCTTCAATTTCCGAAAGGAGACCTTCAGACATTCGGTGCAGCTCATCAAATTTGCTCACAGTAATAGAGAGCTTTTTCGCAGCCTTGGCACGATAAGCTTCTACATGCTCCAACTCTGAGTTTTTTTGCTGCAACGTGCTTTCCAACTCCTCAACCTTGCTTCTCAGGGCTTCCATCTGATTCTCCTCTTCATCTAGTGCTTGCATCAGAGTCTCGATTtctaaaaatgaaagaaaaaagatCGGTCAATTTGTTGAAAAAACAAAGAGCTGTCCACAGTTCCAAAAGGCAGATCATGATTTATATATAAAGACCTTGTTCTTTGGCAGCCACTATAGTATTCATTGCCTTAACTTTCTCTCCTAACTCAATGGAACTGACATGTTCCCGCTGTAATTCTACTATCCTCTGCTCCAACAAGGTCTGTTCCTTCCCCATTGTTTCCATCTTACTCTCCAATTCATGAGCATATTCATTCGCTGATCTCAAATCACGAGAATAATTTGCAGCAGTACTCTCAGCTTCTTTGATTTGACCAACAAGCTCCATACAGATCCGTTCCCTCTGGATATCCTTCTCCTGAAGCTCCTTCTGCAAATCCAGTACGATACTTCTCATTTCTTTAGTACGACTTTCTCTATCCTCGCTTTCAATGTGGACGAAATCTTTTACAGCCTCTATAAGAATTTCGGTAAGAGCTTTTATACATTCCTCAGACGAGGAAAGAGAAGACCCATAAAAAAATCCGCCCTCAAATGATGGCAATGACGGTAAGTTGACACTAAAATCTGCAGAAGCCAAACTCTGTCCGTTCAACTGGGCTTTTCTGTTCTTAATCTCAGTTATTGAGCTGCAACATGCTTCATAAAGCAAAGATAAGCTTTTACGCAACACAGCTCCTTCCATATCTCGTTCATTCATGATTGATTCAAGATGAATCTTCTGACCCTTGACCAATTCCAAGGAGTTTCTTTGAGAGTCTACAACTCCCAACATGGTGGTAACAGCATCATTGAACTGGTCCACTTCTGTTCTTAAAGACATAGAGCGGCTGTGAACTCTATCTTTAAATTCACCAATAGCTTCAGTTAACTGTTTAAGATGCTGCTCAGCAGCCTTAGAGACTTCAAATCCAATACTATCATCTACTTCATCTTGAACTTCATTGCTCCACATAGAATTTCTCGACCAAAAATCCTGAGACAACAAAACAGAAAGTTAAATTCCAGTAAGCTTACAGAGTTCGGCAAATGtcaaacaaaagaaagaaaaagaaaaaaatcgagAAAAAACACTGGGAATCTATTTAGGGCAAACCATCTCTTATAAAACTCAAATCACATCACTACTGCATGGATAAGGCTGACAGTGGTTTTAGCATTACAGCTTTACATGTATCTTTTTATAAGGAAAAAAAAAGCATTTTTTAAGGTGCTTCAACCCAACTAATCGTAGTTTTAGTCGCTAACAAAAGATGTTGTTTCATGTAGGATAGCTGCAGTGCAAAATGAAAAACACTACCAGCTTAATGCAGCAGACAGCTCAATAAAAAAATGTAAATTTCTACTTTTTTAAGGTGCAACACCACTAATCGTAGCTTCAGACGCTAGCAAAAGATGTTGTTTCATATGGGATAGCTGTGGTGCAAAAAGAAAGCCACTACCAGCTTCATGCAGCAGACAGATCAAGAATAAAATGTAAATTTTCTGGTTTTTATTACACCTATTAACCCCTGAACCCAACCTCCATCCCTCAGGGCAGAAATGACATCTTGCGAAGATAAAATGTGTTACCTTGAATCTTTTGTTCGCagaaaccaagccaccataatcttTAGTAGCTACAAGTTGTGCACCAACACGTTCCAAGCAAGACTCAACACGAGCATTGACATCGTTCAGAAGCACTAAACTTTTAGCAAATGCATCGTCTGCTACATTAGACACATCAAATAAGACTTTCTTCACCTCGCTGATACTGAATTTCAGCCTTTTCATCTCAGTAAGGTGAAGTTTCTGTTCATCAGAGAATTTTGCCAGATGAGAAAGGGCTTCAACTTTGGCAGAATCTGCAAGATCCCTTTCCCTTGAGAGAATAGAGATTTCGTTATGGGTCCTGGCTAAGTCTTCTTGCAAACCATCATTTCTCTCCTGTACTTCATTCAACTCAGCTAACAGAAGTTTAGCAGCCCTTTTGGATTTCCTTGCTTCCTGCTCGAAAGAAGCTGTGGTGGCATGAAGTTCAGAGCACATCTTTCCAATTCCCTCCAGCTTCAGCAGTGGATCATGAGCATCAACCTCAACACCAGTATCAAACTCACCTAGTTTATTGACAAGCATGCTCAAAGTATGTCCATTCTGCTGTAGAAATTGTTCTGCTTCTAACAGACGATTTTTCAAGGACATGTTTTCGGCTTCAAATGCTTTACATGTTTCTATCTGAAGTGACAGGTCACTTATCTTTTGACCGCACTCCAAAAGAGAATTATCCCGAAGATTAATCTCAGATTTCAATCTATCTATTTCATTTGTTGCCTGTTCAATATTCTGTTTCAAACCATCTCTCTGTTGGACCAGTGACTTGCCTTTCCGAACTGCAAGATTTAGCTTCTCACGGAGAGACACTGACTTCTGTTCTTCCTGATTCAGCAGTTCCTGAAGTTCATCCTTGTTATTATCTAATGTCTCAAGCTTAATCGCCATAGATTGATACTTCTTGAAAAATTCATCTTTTTCTTCTCTAACACGTGCTACTTCATCTAAAGCCTCAGCAAGCTCTGTTCTTAGATCTGCTACATCCTGACCCTCAAGTACCGTGCTCCTCAATGTGGACTCATCCATATTGACAACAGTGTTGATAGGAACATCCGCATTTTCCACCTCTCTCACTGTTACTGCATTTACATTATGTTCAGAGACAGAGTCCTGGACAACTTCCTTTGAAGCATGACTTTCTGTTACAACTCCACTGTCATGAGTCATGAGTTTCCTGATCAACTTTTCCAGGTATTCGACATCACTCACATCAGATAAACCATCTTCTGTCGGAGAATCTTGGAGTACCTCAAGAATCATTCCTTGTAATCTCCTCAACTCACTCTCTACCTGTTGaatataattatcatttttgagctTCTCTATCTGACTTCCCTGCAACATTTCAATATCCTTTCGCAATCTATCAAGATCATGTTCATATTGAGCAACAGTATGCAAGGCTAGCTCATGATCGAAAGTCAAAGCCACTAAGTTACTGGAAAGAATCTCTTTATCATGAAGAACTTCTTGCAAAGAAGATTCAAATTCAGATATTCTTTTTTCTGAATCTTCCAATTGAGAAGACAATGACCCAGAATAATTTTCAAGGCTAAATATCTTCTGTTGATAAGATTTCATAGCTTCATCAGCTACTGACAATGCACTGTCCTTCTCCTGAACAATTGCGTTGAGAGACATTTCTAGCTCAGATATCCTTCTCTGTGATTCGTCCAAATCACCTGAAAGCAACTCGCAATAATCCTCAAGCTTTTCGATTTTCTGCTGTAGTGATCTCATGTGGTGGTCAGCCTCTGACAAGGCAGTTCCCAACCAGTGAATTCTTTCTTCTGGCTCCATGGATCGTATCTGCGGAGGTGTATTGATTCTATCCAAAATCTCCTCCCACCTCTGCACCAAAACATTTCTTTCCATCAATGATTGCTCCAGCATGTCATTTTGTTCAGCTAATTCATAAAACTTTGTTTGCAGCTCATCATATTGTCTCCTCAAATCATCCACAGGATTTAAGGTAGGTTGAACGTCTTCCTTTGCTCCATCCGTAGCAACAAGCCCAGCATCTGAGTACGACCCTCCCCCGACAGAACTTATTTGGTCCCAATCGGCATGCATGAACGAATTACCAGCAGCAGACTTAGCTAACCAATCAACCTTCTCAACAATGTCTTTAGAATGAAAATGATCAGGGAGATCAAGATCTTCCATGATCTCTTCAATTTTCTGAAGAGCAGAATCCTTCATCAGAAATGATTCTCTCAGTGCTGTAGCAGAGTTACGGATGTATGTGAGCTCAGACTCCAGAGCTTCCATTCGTTCACCAGCCTCAGAATAAGACTTCAGTTTCTCTTCGATTTCAAGGATCCTAGAATCTTTCAAAAGTAACTCCTGTGAACATCTCTCCAACTCGTTAGACATCTCAGCCAGAGAATGTTTAAGACCGTCACGTTGAACCACCAAGCCTTTGCCTTTTGCGACAGCGATGCTGAGTTTTTCTCTAACAGAAGCAACTCGCTGCTCTGACTGCTCAAGTTCCTTATTTTTCTCGAGCAACTCTGCGTGGATAACATCACTAGCATTCTTTGCCTGGCTCAAGCTTTCTTTCAGAATAAGCATCTCATTCTCATTCTCAAGATTCAAAGTGTTCAGCTGCTCAATATTGTCTTGCATCTTAGCTAATTCAATCACCCTAGAGTTGCATTCTTCAGTCAATGAGCAGACCCGCTCTTCTGCCTCCTTAAATTTCTGCGTGAGCAACAAGACCGAGGACTGCAAAAGTACAAAAGGTGTGTTATCCAAATCCATATCAGTATCTTGTAACTTCAGTACTTCTTTGACATCCAATACAAGCTTCAATACTGCACCACTATCCAGACAATATTTGTTCAGTTCCTCAATCTCACTTGTTCTGTTCAACAAGTCAGAGTATAACTTTTTGTTTGATTCCTTCAGCTCATGCAGGTCACCGACTAAACTGCCCACTTTTGAAACAACAACCTCATAGTAATCAGCTTCGAATGGATCATGTTGATTGCTATTCAATGGAAGAAACCCACTGTCATTTACGTGCTCGGGAGAGTTATCTAGCAATTTTACAAGATCAGCAGAAACCTTTTTCACCAAATCAAGGGCTAAACGACGTTCTTCATCTACACAATGAAGCTTCTCCGTTACTTGCGTATATGAAGAAGAAAGTGTTTCATAAGCTTCGACTTTTGATGTCAGTTTTTCAATAACTTCACAGGCAGCACAGAGAGAAAACAATAAGTGATCAAGAATAGCTGAGTCATTAGACTCACTTGGAGGAGGGTATTTATCTGCAGAACCAGTCACAGCATCAAGCTTCTCAACTGCTGGATGAATCTGTGAAAGAGTAGATTTCCATACTCTCTCAACTGAAAAAATATTCTGTTTCATTTCGCGTTGCAGAGTTTCAATTTCATCATAGACAGTCGAAACCACTCCATCAGAGCTGCTTCGAATTTCTTTCAGAAGAACCTGCATCTCACTGATTCTAGAATTACTGGTGGCCAACTTGTCATGGAGCTCAACACTTTGCAATTTTTGTGCCCCATATTCTCGGTTCAAGGCATCTAGAAGATTTTCAAGATGAATTTTGTTTGCTTCACCATCATGTGCATGCTGATTCATAGCTCCACAAAGAACTTCAAGCTCGATGTTCCTCACTTCAAGATTATTACATATTCCCTTCAATGATTCAATTTCAACCTCAAGCTCCCGACGAGAAACATCAGCTGCATTACACCGAATTTTTTCATTCGAGAAAAATGCATCCGCAAGTTCTACATGCTGAGCAAGTGTCTTAAGCACACATCTTAAGTGGCTAATTTGTCCCTTTGCCACCAGATAGGGATCAGAAGGAACCAGATTGTCAGTTGAGGGATTTATTTCAGGGTCTGGATTGTCAACGTTGActtttgattcaaaagcttgaaTCAGTTTTGAAACACCAGGAGTTGCATTTCTACTTATAGAGCGACTAAGGGTTACCGAGTGAGAATGCATTTCGTCTGTAGCATTTTCAAGTTTATGCATCAAATTCTCAGCTTCTTCCAAGCAACCCTTCATCACTACAACTCTAGTACCATTATGGAAATCTGGACTCAGCTCATTAACTTCTGTACTATCACAGACATCTTTAGGATCACGGATGATCGATGGAATCACAGTTTCAGCATCATCTTTAGCAGAAATTTCCTCAGAGCTGCAACCATCAGCTAATTTCGTATGAGCTACAGATCCCATTCCAGCAGATGAAATATGAATGTGCCGGCCATCAGCCTCAGATATCTTCGCTTTGTAGATTTCCAAGCTGCTTTGAAGAATAATATTCTCCTCGGCCAGTTGTTCAATTTGAGACAATGCTTCTCCTAAATAAACTTCAAACTGCCCGTTTTTCTGGTGCTGTATCAAAAAATTATCTTGAAAAACAACAAGCTCTACTGAAAGGCGTTCAATCTCCTCAATGACAGACTCGTCATGGTCTATCTGCTTCTTATGCTCACCATTCATAGCTGGAAGGCTTCTACTCAAATCATTATTTTCATGTTGCAATGTCATCAACTGATGCCTGCAATCTACCAAGTCATCTGAGAGCACCTCTTTGTCTTGAACAAGAACCAAATTTTCTTGGTGTTGTACCGACAGCTTATCTTGGAAATAAACAAGCTCTGCCGATAGCCGCTCAATCTCCTGAATAAGGAACTCCTCATGGTCCTTCTGCTTAATATGCTCCTCATTCATAGCTGCAAGGTTCCTGTTCACATCAGAATTTTCCTGTTGCAATGCCGTCAATTGAAGCCTGTAATCCACCAAGTCTCTTGAAAGCACTTCTTTCTCTTGAAAAAGAATCAAGTTTTCCTCCTCAAACTTTATCCTCTCATCAGTTGCAGAAGCAAGGTTTCCTTTCAATTCTTCAATTTCCTGATGTAAAGCAGCCAATTGAGTATTGCCATGGTCAGAGTCTGCAGAAACAATGGACAAGCGACTCATCGCTTCATCCAATTTTATTCTAAGCTCGTGAACTGTAGCAGAAAATCCCATCGCTTCTTCCTTTGCAGAATGATATAGGTCCTGAAATTCCATTTTCTCACTGACAGCAGCCTCCAGCTCAGATCTACACTGAGAAAGCTCAGCAGCAAGGATTTTGTTATTTTGCTCAAGATTTATAAGGGATCTGCTAAGCACAGAtgtttcatcaaacaccaaacgGTGTTTGTGATCAGAACCGAGGAGTTGTTTATGCTGCTCGAGGAGTTGCAAGTGGAAAAAATCTTTTGAGATGTTTGAAAGATAAAGTTGCTCCTGGAGTGTCTGAGGAAGATCAGCCGTAACAGTTTGGGAAACATCAAGATTAACATGATCTGCTGTTTTTCTCGACTGTATCAGATATCTAAAATCACCTTCAGGCAGTTTCCTTAGCACCTCAGCAAGTTGAACCAGGTCTAAAGATTGCCTTTCTCCCCATGAAGATATGTCTTTCTCGTCAGCAGAATCTACAACAGTCGGTTTAGACATACTTTCTGGACGTTCAACCTCAATATCAGTACAAGCCTCAGGCTGAGGTACATTTTCACATTCAATAGAAACTTTCCTATCTGAATCAGTTTGATTTTCATCCTCGAGATTTGCTTGTTGATCAGGCACCCTCTCGTTTGATAACCCGGCCATCACATCAAATCCTAGCTGATTTACATTAGAAGGATTATCTGTAAAAGCTTCAGCAGGCACACCCATTGCCTCAACAGGAACAGAATCCCCGAGTATATTATGATTTATTTCAGAATCATTGATGCCAACAGAAGATACGTCAAAGCCCCGCTCAAATACTGTCAACAGCTCCAGATTATCTTTCTGATCATGGTATGTCGGACCATAACTGTCGGCTTCCTGAATTGCCCCTACCCAGAAACAAACGAAAGCAAAATTATACATCAATTCACCCGTAACCCGGAAATAGTAATAGTGACTTCAAGTTGATATGATATGAGATGAAAATGACAAGGAAACACGAGAATGAAGAGGAGAGAAGGTACAACCTACGTTTGATACCTGATCTGCCTCCTGCAGCCTCTCTTCTTCAGCAGCAACTGTATAAGAGCCTATTTCAACTTGATGTTTATCCGTCTGACCATCCCCTTCACCGGTGGGACCATGAGAGCTGATCTCTGGCACAACAAGCTCTGATCTTGGCTGATCAATATGACCATCCGAAACAGGTAAGTCAGCAGATGAGCCTGCAGAATGAGCCAAAACCTCCACAGCATCCTGGTGCAAGGGACGTGATTCAGAATGTTGTGAGAATTCGGCATTCAAGTTATCAACTACATTGAGGTCAGCATCCTTATGTTGAGATTGACTAGCGCCCTTCCCATCTTTACCTTTACTATCCTTTTTCTTACGGTATTGCTGAAGCTGTGATAACGCGCAAAAGTCAAAGACGATCCAAAACCCGAAACTAAACCAAAGAGTCACGTATCACACTACTCATATCAAGCCACCCTGATTTGTGGCAGACAGAGAATGTCGGCAGGTACATGACTGTAAATCGGGTCTTATTTGCTCATATTTTTTTACAGAGAACAAAGTAATTACGGTATACAAAACTAAGTCAGAATCGGTTAATAGGATTGCTAATACTTTGGCGCATACTGGAATTAAATAGAGAAATAATGAGGAAAAAGGAGAGAATAGGAAACCT is a genomic window containing:
- the LOC141627427 gene encoding uncharacterized protein LOC141627427 isoform X2; the protein is MDKKSNRTDLLAAGRKKLQQYRKKKDSKGKDGKGASQSQHKDADLNVVDNLNAEFSQHSESRPLHQDAVEVLAHSAGSSADLPVSDGHIDQPRSELVVPEISSHGPTGEGDGQTDKHQVEIGSYTVAAEEERLQEADQVSNEADSYGPTYHDQKDNLELLTVFERGFDVSSVGINDSEINHNILGDSVPVEAMGVPAEAFTDNPSNVNQLGFDVMAGLSNERVPDQQANLEDENQTDSDRKVSIECENVPQPEACTDIEVERPESMSKPTVVDSADEKDISSWGERQSLDLVQLAEVLRKLPEGDFRYLIQSRKTADHVNLDVSQTVTADLPQTLQEQLYLSNISKDFFHLQLLEQHKQLLGSDHKHRLVFDETSVLSRSLINLEQNNKILAAELSQCRSELEAAVSEKMEFQDLYHSAKEEAMGFSATVHELRIKLDEAMSRLSIVSADSDHGNTQLAALHQEIEELKGNLASATDERIKFEEENLILFQEKEVLSRDLVDYRLQLTALQQENSDVNRNLAAMNEEHIKQKDHEEFLIQEIERLSAELVYFQDKLSVQHQENLVLVQDKEVLSDDLVDCRHQLMTLQHENNDLSRSLPAMNGEHKKQIDHDESVIEEIERLSVELVVFQDNFLIQHQKNGQFEVYLGEALSQIEQLAEENIILQSSLEIYKAKISEADGRHIHISSAGMGSVAHTKLADGCSSEEISAKDDAETVIPSIIRDPKDVCDSTEVNELSPDFHNGTRVVVMKGCLEEAENLMHKLENATDEMHSHSVTLSRSISRNATPGVSKLIQAFESKVNVDNPDPEINPSTDNLVPSDPYLVAKGQISHLRCVLKTLAQHVELADAFFSNEKIRCNAADVSRRELEVEIESLKGICNNLEVRNIELEVLCGAMNQHAHDGEANKIHLENLLDALNREYGAQKLQSVELHDKLATSNSRISEMQVLLKEIRSSSDGVVSTVYDEIETLQREMKQNIFSVERVWKSTLSQIHPAVEKLDAVTGSADKYPPPSESNDSAILDHLLFSLCAACEVIEKLTSKVEAYETLSSSYTQVTEKLHCVDEERRLALDLVKKVSADLVKLLDNSPEHVNDSGFLPLNSNQHDPFEADYYEVVVSKVGSLVGDLHELKESNKKLYSDLLNRTSEIEELNKYCLDSGAVLKLVLDVKEVLKLQDTDMDLDNTPFVLLQSSVLLLTQKFKEAEERVCSLTEECNSRVIELAKMQDNIEQLNTLNLENENEMLILKESLSQAKNASDVIHAELLEKNKELEQSEQRVASVREKLSIAVAKGKGLVVQRDGLKHSLAEMSNELERCSQELLLKDSRILEIEEKLKSYSEAGERMEALESELTYIRNSATALRESFLMKDSALQKIEEIMEDLDLPDHFHSKDIVEKVDWLAKSAAGNSFMHADWDQISSVGGGSYSDAGLVATDGAKEDVQPTLNPVDDLRRQYDELQTKFYELAEQNDMLEQSLMERNVLVQRWEEILDRINTPPQIRSMEPEERIHWLGTALSEADHHMRSLQQKIEKLEDYCELLSGDLDESQRRISELEMSLNAIVQEKDSALSVADEAMKSYQQKIFSLENYSGSLSSQLEDSEKRISEFESSLQEVLHDKEILSSNLVALTFDHELALHTVAQYEHDLDRLRKDIEMLQGSQIEKLKNDNYIQQVESELRRLQGMILEVLQDSPTEDGLSDVSDVEYLEKLIRKLMTHDSGVVTESHASKEVVQDSVSEHNVNAVTVREVENADVPINTVVNMDESTLRSTVLEGQDVADLRTELAEALDEVARVREEKDEFFKKYQSMAIKLETLDNNKDELQELLNQEEQKSVSLREKLNLAVRKGKSLVQQRDGLKQNIEQATNEIDRLKSEINLRDNSLLECGQKISDLSLQIETCKAFEAENMSLKNRLLEAEQFLQQNGHTLSMLVNKLGEFDTGVEVDAHDPLLKLEGIGKMCSELHATTASFEQEARKSKRAAKLLLAELNEVQERNDGLQEDLARTHNEISILSRERDLADSAKVEALSHLAKFSDEQKLHLTEMKRLKFSISEVKKVLFDVSNVADDAFAKSLVLLNDVNARVESCLERVGAQLVATKDYGGLVSANKRFKDFWSRNSMWSNEVQDEVDDSIGFEVSKAAEQHLKQLTEAIGEFKDRVHSRSMSLRTEVDQFNDAVTTMLGVVDSQRNSLELVKGQKIHLESIMNERDMEGAVLRKSLSLLYEACCSSITEIKNRKAQLNGQSLASADFSVNLPSLPSFEGGFFYGSSLSSSEECIKALTEILIEAVKDFVHIESEDRESRTKEMRSIVLDLQKELQEKDIQRERICMELVGQIKEAESTAANYSRDLRSANEYAHELESKMETMGKEQTLLEQRIVELQREHVSSIELGEKVKAMNTIVAAKEQEIETLMQALDEEENQMEALRSKVEELESTLQQKNSELEHVEAYRAKAAKKLSITVSKFDELHRMSEGLLSEIEGLQSQLQDRDSEISFLRQEVTRCTNDALEASKMSKEQSYADLHEFLAWLDITLSHVLMRDAHDGDDISKNYAQCKENLQKDITSIISELEDSRIAAQNKDALLQAERNKVDELSRRKVALELSLNEKDLHLNSLQGAGISGLGTSEIVELEPMANKWTAPVASSTSQVRNWRKTNSDQVSIAIDTDAATSGRFEDEDDDKVHGFKSLTTSRFVPKFTRPVSDMMDGLWVSCDRALMRQPAFRLGIMFYWVLLHAMLASIMI